TCAGCAGCAAAATACCGCCTACGATAGCGACCACGGCGATCGCAATCAGGGCCACCGTTTGGCGATCGGCAGCCTCACTCTGGGCGGGGTTGGCCAGGTGTGCCTCCAGCAGGGCCAGGTTGCGGGCGTTGCTTTTCCACACCGCATCAAAAAAATCGCCCATCCCCGGCAGCAGCCCCAAAATACTGTCTAGGGCGAGGTTTCCCACCATACGGAATAGCGTTTCCGTCGGCAGGCGAAACCGCAGACACTCCAGCACTAGATAGGCCGACAAAAATAGCCCCACCACGTCGCCGCCCCCCGGAATCAGTCCCATGATCGGGTCTAGCCCGATGCGATAAGGCGTACCCGGAATCGGGATGGCATCGTCCAGCAGGTAGGCCAGCGTGCGAATGCGCTGGAGGGCGCTGGCATCGGCAAGGGCGCGAGAGTCTCGCTGGCGTGACATAGGGAACTCGGGTTAAAAGGCGCGATCGCCCCGGAAGGGACTATCTCAAACAAGTTGGGCGGGCATGGGCACTAGGGGCGATCGCTGGGGAGGACTAGCGTGGGGACTATTATGGCAAGACCTCTGGTGACGATGATATAGCCGGGAAATGAGTCGTCTGGGGTGTAGAAGTTACTATGCAGCAGTCAATGCAGCAGTCACTATGCCAAAGTCACTGTGAAATAAGGAGTGCATCCCACTTTTGTAACCCTCATCCTAAATCTCTCTCCCAGAACGGGAGAGGGACTTTGAATCCGGCTCCCCTTCTCCCGTTTTGGGAGAAGGGGTTGGGGGATGAGGGCGAATTTGCATAACTGAGATGCGCCCTGCAAAAGTCACTATACAGAAGTCACTTTGTAAAAGTCGCCCTACTGTTCTTGAAGTCTATCTCTAATGCACTGCGGTTGAGGCCCATGATCATGCGTCCTATTCAAGCAATTTTCGGCAGTTTGGCGATCGCCACGATGCTCTCGGTGGGCTGCTCCTCTGTGCAGCCACAAGCCTCGGTTAGCCCAACGTCTGGGGTTGCCCCGTCGGCCCCGGTTCCCCAGACTGAACCTCAGACCGATGCAGGGGATGGATCAAGGGTCACGTCTCCCAGTCCTGCACCAAAGCCGCCTACCCCTGTTGCCCAGTCCCTTGGCACCCCCCTGCCCATTGAGCAAATGGCGATCGCAGGCATTCCGCTCCAGGCTCCAGAGTCAGCCGTCCGACAGCGGTTTGGGGAACCCCTGAGCCAGGTGGATGAAGACTGGGCCTGCTGCGGCATGGTGCGAACCCTGGGCTATGCTCCGGATACCACGATCAAGCTGCTAGAAAGCCTGGACGGCAGCACGTTTGAGGTTTTTTCTTTTAGAACACGCAATCCCGACTTGGCAACGCGGGCCGGCATTCGCGTCGGCGACTCGCACCAAACCCTGCTTCAGACCTATGGCCCGCCAGCCGGCATCCGCGAAGAAGAGGGCTACACCCTGCTGTTCTACGGTGTACCCGATGAGTATGCAGCAGCGCTGTGGTTCAAGCTAGAGGGCGATTTGCAGAGCGATCCTTCCAGGAATCGCATTGTCGAAATCGGCTACGACGCTCAATTGACTTAGACGTAGTAGGCAGCGCGAAGACAGTGCGAAAGGAGCGTCAGTCGCATCCTAATCCCAAATCCCCGGCGGCGGAAAGGGGGAAAATCGAGAGAAGGCTTACGCGAAAACCCCGTCGAAATTTGATACCTTAGTACTATAGAGTTTCTCGTAATTGCCATGCAGAAACGGGTTTGACGCTGCCCACTTCTTGATCGACAGGCTCCACATCTAGAGTTTCCGTTACAAGAATTGCGCTTCAAAATCCAGGGATGGTGTTAATCTGATGCTCAGCCCTGTTTGCGGTTTGAGTTATGTCCTTTGTCGGTCTGCATATTCACAGCGACTATAGCCTGCTAGACGGCGCGAGTCAGCTTGACCAGCTCATCGACCGGGCGATCGAGCTTGGAATGCCAGCGATCGCCATTACGGATCACGGCGTGATGTACGGCGCGATCGAGATCCTCAAGGTGTGCAAAAAGCGCGACAACGCCGTCAAGCCCATCATCGGCAACGAGATGTATGTGATCAACGGCGACATCACCAAGCAGGAGCGTCGCCCCCGCTATCACCAGGTTGTTCTTGCCAAAAACACGCAGGGCTACAAGAATCTCGTCAAGCTGACCACCATTTCTCACCTCCAGGGTGTGCAGGGGAAGGGCATTTTTTCGCGCCCCTGTGTCAACAAAGAACTGCTGGAGCAGTATAAAGACGGGCTGATTGTCACCAGCGCCTGTCTCGGCGGCGAAGTGCCCCAGGCGATTATGCAGGACCGCCCGGATGTGGCGCGGCGCGTTGCCCAGTGGTACAAGGACGTGTTCGGTGACGATTACTATCTGGAAATTCAAGACCACGGGCTGCAAGAAGAGCGCATCGTTAACCCCGAAATCGTCCGCATTGCCCGCGAGCTAGACATCAAGCTGGTCTGCACCAACGATTCGCACTATATCTCCTGCTACGACGTGGAAGCCCACGACGCGCTGCTCTGCATCCAAACGGGCAAATCCATCGTGGAAGAGAAGCGGCTGCGCTACACGGGCACGGAGTATTTGAAATCCGCCGATGAGATGCGGCTTTTGTTCCGCGATCACCTACCGCCGGATGTGGTGGAAGAGGCGATCGCCCATACGCTAGAAGTCGCCGAAAAGGTCGAAGGCTACAAAATTCTGGGTGAACCGCGCATTCCTAACTACCCTGTGCCCGACGGCTACACGCCTGCCACTTACCTCGAAGAAACCTCCCGATCTGGGCTAGCCAAGCGCCTTAAAGTCGCCACCTACCGTGAAGTTCCCCCAGACTATCAGGAGCGGCTGGAATACGAGCTGCAAATGATGCACCAGATGGGCTTCGACGGCTACTTTCTGGTGGTGTGGGACTACATCAAGTTTGCGCGAGATCATGGCATTCCCGTGGGCCCAGGGCGCGGGTCGGCGGCGGGGTCGCTGGTGGCCTACTCGCTGGGCATCACTAATATCAATCCGGTGCATCACGGCTTGCTGTTCGAGCGGTTCCTGAACCCTGAGCGCAAGTCCATGCCCGATATCGACACAGACTTCTGCATCGAACGTCGGGGCGAGGTGATTCAGTACGTCACCGAAAAGTATGGCACCGATCGCGTCGCGCAGATCATCACCTACAACCGCATGACCTCCAAAGCCGTCCTAAAGGATGTGGCGCGGGTGCTGGATATTCCCTATGGGGAATCCGACAAGATGGCGAAGATGATTCCCGTCGTGCGCGGCAAGCCCACCAAGCTCAAGGTCATGATTTCCGACGAAACGCCCACGCCGGAATTCAAGGAAAAATACGATAGCGATGCCGTTGTGCCTGGCAGCGATCCGCCCGTCACCTACCGCCGCTGGATTGACATGGCCATGCGGATCGAGGGCACCAACAAATCAACCGGCGTTCATGCGGCGGGCGTGGTGATTTCGGCAGAACCGCTGGACGAAGTGGTGCCGCTGGAACGCAGCAAGGAAGGCGGCGTGACGACGCAATACCCAATGGAAGACATCGAACTGCTGGGTCTGCTGAAGATGGACTTCCTGGGCCTAAAGAACCTGACGATGATTCAGAAAGCGGTGGATCTCATCAGCAAGACCCACGGCATTCAGGTTGATTTGGACAATTTGCCGATGGAAGATCCGGCCACCTATCAACTGCTGGCGCGGGGCGAACTGGAGGGCATCTTCCAGCTAGAATCCTCCGGGATGCGGCAGATTGTGCGCGATCTGAAGCCGTCGGGACTGGAGGATATTTCCTCGGTGCTGGCGCTGTATCGTCCCGGGCCGCTGGATGCGGGGCTAATTCCCAAGTTCATCAACCGCAAGCACGGTCGCGAACGGATCGAATATGAACACGAGCTGCTCACCACCATTCTGAATGAGACTTACGGCATCATGGTCTACCAGGAGCAGATCATGAAAATTGCCCAGGACATGGGGGGCTATTCGCTGGGGCAAGCCGACCTGCTGCGGCGGGCGATGGGCAAAAAGAAAAAAGAGGAGATGGAGAAGCATCAGAGCATCTTCACCGAAGGTGCAGAAAAGAACGGCGTGCCCAAGAAGGTGGCGGCGGATCTGTTTGACCAGATGGTGAAGTTTGCGGAGTATTGTCTGAGCTATGACACGAAGATTTTGACTGTGGAATATGGGGCGATCGCCATTGGCGAAGTTGTAGAACGCCAGCTTCCCTGCACTGTGTTCAGCGTCGATGCCAACGGGTTTGTTTACACGCAGGCGATCGCCCAGTGGCACCAGCGCGGGCTGCAAGAGGTCTTTGAATACACCCTGGAAGACGGTTCCACCCTCCGCGCTACCCCCGATCACAAGTTCATGACGGAAGATGGCGAAATGCGCCCCATTGACGAGATCTTCGAGAAAAACCTGGCGCTAAAACGAGTTGCCGTCCCTGTGCCTGCTGGTTCGAGAGTTTGAGCAATGATCTCCCCAAGCCTTTACCCTGGTGAGTCCTGAAATGGTTAGCACTGCTCCCCAATTTTCAATTCCTCGGTCTGCCCTGGCCGGAGAGCGGCGGGTCACGATTCATCAGCTTAGCTGGCAGGGCTATCAGCAGATTCAGCAGACGTTGGGAGAACGGCGATCGCCCCGCCTCGCCTACGACCAAGGCACGCTAGAGCTAACCATGCCCCTGGAAGAACACGAAAGTTTTGCAGAATGGATTGGGCTATTGATTCGGATTTTGGTGGAAGAGTTTGGGTTAAAAATGAAGTCCATCGGTTCTACAACGCTGGAGTATCCGAATCGGGAGCGCAGCGTTGAACCGGATAACGCTTACTATATTCAAAATCAGGCGAAGGTGAGCGGGCGACGCATTAATTTTGAGCAAGATCCCCCGCCTGATTTAGTCGTGGAAATCGACATTACGCACACGGATATTGATAAAAACCGCCTCTATGCCAGCATCGGGGTTCCGGAGTTTTGGCGCTTTAACGGCACCGCCCTAAGCATCTACCAACTGCAATCTCAAGCCTATGTTGAAGTAGAACATAGCCCGACGTTTCCTAAAGTACCCAAAGACAAGTTCTATGAGTTTTTGCAGCAGGCCAGCCGCGATGAAGTAGAGGCAAGTCGCGCACTGCGGGCGTGGGTTCGTCAGTTGCAGTCAGGCGATGTT
The Thermoleptolyngbya sichuanensis A183 DNA segment above includes these coding regions:
- a CDS encoding DUF4112 domain-containing protein; its protein translation is MSRQRDSRALADASALQRIRTLAYLLDDAIPIPGTPYRIGLDPIMGLIPGGGDVVGLFLSAYLVLECLRFRLPTETLFRMVGNLALDSILGLLPGMGDFFDAVWKSNARNLALLEAHLANPAQSEAADRQTVALIAIAVVAIVGGILLLMASLLRALLAALTAVG
- a CDS encoding DNA polymerase III subunit alpha, encoding MSFVGLHIHSDYSLLDGASQLDQLIDRAIELGMPAIAITDHGVMYGAIEILKVCKKRDNAVKPIIGNEMYVINGDITKQERRPRYHQVVLAKNTQGYKNLVKLTTISHLQGVQGKGIFSRPCVNKELLEQYKDGLIVTSACLGGEVPQAIMQDRPDVARRVAQWYKDVFGDDYYLEIQDHGLQEERIVNPEIVRIARELDIKLVCTNDSHYISCYDVEAHDALLCIQTGKSIVEEKRLRYTGTEYLKSADEMRLLFRDHLPPDVVEEAIAHTLEVAEKVEGYKILGEPRIPNYPVPDGYTPATYLEETSRSGLAKRLKVATYREVPPDYQERLEYELQMMHQMGFDGYFLVVWDYIKFARDHGIPVGPGRGSAAGSLVAYSLGITNINPVHHGLLFERFLNPERKSMPDIDTDFCIERRGEVIQYVTEKYGTDRVAQIITYNRMTSKAVLKDVARVLDIPYGESDKMAKMIPVVRGKPTKLKVMISDETPTPEFKEKYDSDAVVPGSDPPVTYRRWIDMAMRIEGTNKSTGVHAAGVVISAEPLDEVVPLERSKEGGVTTQYPMEDIELLGLLKMDFLGLKNLTMIQKAVDLISKTHGIQVDLDNLPMEDPATYQLLARGELEGIFQLESSGMRQIVRDLKPSGLEDISSVLALYRPGPLDAGLIPKFINRKHGRERIEYEHELLTTILNETYGIMVYQEQIMKIAQDMGGYSLGQADLLRRAMGKKKKEEMEKHQSIFTEGAEKNGVPKKVAADLFDQMVKFAEYCLSYDTKILTVEYGAIAIGEVVERQLPCTVFSVDANGFVYTQAIAQWHQRGLQEVFEYTLEDGSTLRATPDHKFMTEDGEMRPIDEIFEKNLALKRVAVPVPAGSRV
- a CDS encoding Uma2 family endonuclease, with the protein product MVSTAPQFSIPRSALAGERRVTIHQLSWQGYQQIQQTLGERRSPRLAYDQGTLELTMPLEEHESFAEWIGLLIRILVEEFGLKMKSIGSTTLEYPNRERSVEPDNAYYIQNQAKVSGRRINFEQDPPPDLVVEIDITHTDIDKNRLYASIGVPEFWRFNGTALSIYQLQSQAYVEVEHSPTFPKVPKDKFYEFLQQASRDEVEASRALRAWVRQLQSGDV